A window of the Caretta caretta isolate rCarCar2 chromosome 21, rCarCar1.hap1, whole genome shotgun sequence genome harbors these coding sequences:
- the LOC142069735 gene encoding uncharacterized protein LOC142069735 — MQSSSAEVTMMESQNRKRAPAWTEREVRDLIAVWGEESVLSELRSSFRNAKTFLKISQGMKDRGHNRDPKQCRVKLKELRQAYQKTREANGRSGSEPQTCRFYDELHAILGGSATTTPAVLFDSFNGDGGNTEVGFGDEEDDEEEVVDSSQQASGETGFPDSQELFLTLDLEPVPPEPTQGCLLDSAGGEGTSAACVSMITGSSPSQRLVKLRKKKKRTRDEMFSELMLSSHTDRAQTNAWRQIMSECRKAQNDREERWRAEESKWRAEESKWRAEDRAEAQRWRQRDERRQDSMLRLLQDQTSMLQCMVELQQRQLEHRLPLQPLCNQPPSSPSSIASTPRRPRTRWGGLRPTSHSPTEDCPKKRRLSFNKF; from the exons atgcagagctcatcagcagaggtgaccatgatggagtcccagaatcgcaaaagagctccagcatggactgaacgggaggtacgggatctgatcgctgtttggggagaggaatccgtgctatcagaactccgttccagttttcgaaatgccaaaacctttctgaaaatctcccagggcatgaaggacagaggccataacagggacccgaagcagtgccgcgtgaaactgaaggagctgaggcaagcctaccagaaaaccagagaggcgaacggccgctctgggtcagagccccaaacatgccgcttctatgatgagctgcatgccattttagggggttcagccaccactaccccagccgtgttgtttgactccttcaatggagatggaggcaatacagaagtaggttttggggacgaagaagatgatgaggaggaggttgtagatagctcacagcaagcaagcggagaaaccggttttcccgacagccaggaactgtttctcaccctagacctggagccagtaccccccgaacccacccaaggctgcctcctggactcagcaggcggagaagggacctctg ctgcatgtgtttcaatgatcacaggatcttctccttcccagaggctagtgaagcttagaaagaaaaaaaaacgcactcgcgatgaaatgttctccgagctcatgctgtcctcccacactgacagagcacagacgaatgcgtggaggcaaataatgtcagagtgcaggaaagcacaaaatgaccgggaggagaggtggagggctgaagagagtaagtggcgggctgaagagagtaagtggcgggctgaagacagggctgaagctcaaaggtggcggcagcgtgatgagaggaggcaggattcaatgctgaggctgctgcaggaccaaaccagtatgctccagtgtatggttgagctgcagcaaaggcagctggagcacagactgccactgcagcccctctgtaaccaaccgccctcctccccaagttccatagcctccacacccagacgcccaagaacacggtggggaggcctccggccaaccagccactcccccacagaggattgcccaaaaaaaagaaggctgtcattcaataaattttaa